DNA from Halorarum salinum:
AGGCTGGCTCCGTTGAATTCCTCAGCAAGTGATCGGATCGGCACCCTCAACGGCCAGTACAGGTGAAGCACGTGCCACCCACTTCCCTTCCCAGTGCCCGTATTCGGGGAGTGAACTACGCCGGAGTCGGGGGAAGACGTGCCTTTTCGAACCAGAACCGCTCAACCGTTCGCGCGATGGTGACGTATTCCTGAGCATCGGCCGGCTTGGTCAGATACGCGTTGGCGCTGGCCTCATAGCACCTCCTGACATCGCCCTCGTCCTCGGAACTCGTGTTCACGAGCACGGGGAGATACTGGAGGTGGTGGTCATTCCGAATGGTTTCGAGCATTTCACATCCATCCCCGTCGGGGAGGTTCAGGTCCAAGAGAACGAGCGCCGGAGCCGGTGCTGACCCATACTCGCCCCGCTGTCGCAAGAAATCGACTCCGTCATCTCCATTGGTGACGAGATGTAGTGTCGTCTCCGTCTCCGTTGAATCGAACGCCTCTCGTGTGAGACGGGCATCACCCGGGTTATCTTCGACGAGAAGAACATCGATGGGTTCGTCGTGAGATTCTCGGTGGGAACGGTCGGACATGGTGAGGTGACCCCGTGGGGACTTACTCGCGCCCCACCGTATCCGAGGAACGGGTTTAGCTCTTTCTCGACGGATCCGTTATCTATTGTGTATAACTGGTGGAACATCCGCCTTAATTGGCATTCCCACAAGTGATACTTGAATTTCCGCACTTGGAGGAGCGATAGTTGCGGAAATCGGAACAGGTTCGTTACTCTTCACTCTCGTCGGGTTCATCGCCAAGCCCCCCCTCATAGTGGAAATGATCGAACGGCTGGATTCGGCGCTGTTTCATCATCTCCGACTGTTCGATTTCGAGGCCCAACTCGTGAATCGCATCCGTGATGCGGGTGATGTCGGACGTGGACGTTCCGCCGCCCGGTGAGCATCTCTCGTACGTCGATGACGCCCTTGATGTCGAGCAGTTCCTCAACGTACTCGGACCGCTCGGTCGGGGGCGCGGTCACGACGAACAGCACACGGAGGGGGAGGTTGGCCGCTTCGTAGTCTAATTCCGGATGATAGCCAGCGATAACGTCGTTCTTCTCTAAGCGTTCGATACGGTTCCGAACCGTGCTTGCCGACGTGCCGACTTTGTCGGCTATCTCCTGTGCGGTAGCGTTCCGCGCATCGACCTGGAGCAAGTGGAGGATGCCACGGTCGATGTTGTCGAGTTCGTGCGCCACGTGAACACTACGGCAGGCCAGTTGCATGGACCCTGTGACCGCCCCGTTCGGGA
Protein-coding regions in this window:
- a CDS encoding Lrp/AsnC family transcriptional regulator, giving the protein MAHELDNIDRGILHLLQVDARNATAQEIADKVGTSASTVRNRIERLEKNDVIAGYHPELDYEAANLPLRVLFVVTAPPTERSEYVEELLDIKGVIDVREMLTGRRNVHVRHHPHHGCDSRVGPRNRTVGDDETAPNPAVRSFPL
- a CDS encoding response regulator, yielding MSDRSHRESHDEPIDVLLVEDNPGDARLTREAFDSTETETTLHLVTNGDDGVDFLRQRGEYGSAPAPALVLLDLNLPDGDGCEMLETIRNDHHLQYLPVLVNTSSEDEGDVRRCYEASANAYLTKPADAQEYVTIARTVERFWFEKARLPPTPA